One segment of Mycobacteriales bacterium DNA contains the following:
- a CDS encoding mycofactocin-coupled SDR family oxidoreductase, whose protein sequence is MSSEARVAIVTGAARGIGAATTHALAGAGWAVLAVDIAADDPALPYALGSLEDLDAVVETAQRVAYSRDAVAPFVGDVRDQAAMDAAVADAESRWGGVDCAVACAAVIAGGRPGWELPVDQQQAVLDVDLGGVLNLARAAVPALLRRPEPRAGRFVAVASAAATRGLSNLAAYCAAKAGVAGFVRALAAELGGSGVTANAVSPGSTATSMLEESARLYDLPDIAGFAAQQPIGRLIDPVEVAAVVAFLASHESGGMTGAVVPVDGGLAL, encoded by the coding sequence GTGAGCAGCGAGGCGCGGGTGGCGATCGTCACGGGGGCGGCGCGTGGGATCGGGGCCGCGACGACTCACGCGCTGGCCGGCGCCGGATGGGCTGTGCTTGCCGTCGATATCGCTGCCGACGACCCGGCCCTGCCGTACGCCCTCGGCAGCTTGGAGGATCTTGACGCGGTGGTCGAAACCGCGCAGCGCGTCGCGTACTCGCGGGACGCCGTGGCGCCCTTCGTCGGCGACGTTCGGGACCAGGCGGCGATGGACGCGGCGGTGGCGGATGCCGAGTCGCGATGGGGCGGGGTCGACTGCGCGGTGGCGTGCGCCGCCGTCATCGCGGGGGGACGACCAGGGTGGGAGCTCCCCGTCGATCAGCAGCAAGCGGTTCTGGACGTCGACCTCGGGGGCGTTCTCAACCTGGCGCGTGCGGCGGTGCCGGCGCTGCTGCGTCGGCCGGAGCCGCGAGCCGGACGATTCGTGGCCGTGGCGTCGGCGGCCGCCACCCGTGGGCTGTCTAACCTCGCGGCGTACTGCGCGGCGAAGGCAGGCGTGGCGGGCTTCGTCCGGGCCCTCGCTGCCGAGCTCGGCGGAAGTGGGGTCACCGCCAACGCCGTCAGTCCCGGCTCCACTGCTACGTCGATGTTGGAGGAGAGCGCGCGGCTCTACGACCTCCCGGACATCGCGGGGTTCGCAGCCCAGCAGCCGATCGGCCGGCTGATCGATCCGGTCGAGGTCGCCGCGGTCGTCGCCTTTCTGGCAAGCCACGAGAGCGGCGGCATGACGGGTGCCGTTGTCCCTGTAGACGGTGGCTTGGCGCTATGA
- a CDS encoding thiamine pyrophosphate-dependent dehydrogenase E1 component subunit alpha: MGTEGHRAGTVCAEAFGDSYEASDEHGLDLQLFARMCRIRAFEESLKRLFAKGQLPGFVHLYIGEEAIAVGANSVLRQDDKITSTHRGHGHLIAKGADVRLMMAEIMGRVTGYCKGKGGSMHIAEYAIGILGANGIVGGGIPIATGSALADSYFGRDSVTVAFFGDGASNQGVLHEAMNLASVWRLPVVFLCENNGYTEWMRTEDITAGQIADRGRAFGLECATVDGNDVHAVRQAATAATELARAGGGPSLIEAVTYRIPAHNEGEEVFSGKYRPDEEIAHWRERDPILLHRQRILAHEAPAAPVLEAIEEHQRALVEEAVAFALASEHPEPASALEDLYADGAA, encoded by the coding sequence ATGGGAACTGAGGGTCATCGCGCCGGCACCGTTTGTGCAGAAGCCTTCGGGGACAGCTACGAGGCATCCGACGAACACGGCCTCGATCTTCAGCTCTTCGCGCGCATGTGCCGCATCCGCGCGTTCGAGGAGAGCCTGAAGCGACTGTTCGCCAAGGGTCAGCTTCCCGGATTCGTCCACCTCTACATCGGCGAGGAGGCGATTGCGGTCGGCGCCAACTCGGTGCTCCGGCAGGACGACAAGATCACCAGCACGCATCGCGGGCACGGTCATCTCATCGCCAAGGGTGCTGACGTCCGGCTGATGATGGCCGAGATCATGGGTCGAGTCACGGGCTACTGCAAGGGCAAAGGTGGCTCAATGCACATCGCGGAGTACGCGATCGGCATCCTGGGCGCGAACGGGATCGTGGGCGGCGGCATTCCGATTGCGACCGGATCGGCGCTCGCGGACTCCTATTTTGGCCGCGATTCGGTAACGGTGGCTTTCTTCGGAGACGGTGCCTCGAACCAGGGCGTCCTGCATGAGGCGATGAACCTCGCATCGGTATGGCGCCTGCCCGTCGTGTTTCTGTGCGAAAACAACGGCTACACGGAATGGATGCGCACCGAGGACATTACGGCCGGGCAGATCGCGGACCGTGGTCGGGCGTTCGGCTTGGAGTGCGCGACGGTGGACGGTAACGACGTCCACGCAGTGCGCCAGGCGGCGACCGCCGCGACCGAGCTGGCGAGAGCGGGTGGCGGACCGTCGTTGATCGAAGCGGTCACGTATCGCATCCCGGCTCATAACGAAGGAGAAGAGGTCTTCTCCGGCAAGTACCGTCCCGACGAGGAGATCGCGCACTGGCGTGAAAGGGATCCGATCCTCCTTCATCGGCAACGAATTCTCGCCCACGAGGCGCCAGCCGCGCCGGTCCTTGAGGCGATCGAGGAACACCAGCGTGCGCTGGTCGAAGAGGCCGTGGCGTTCGCCCTCGCAAGCGAGCACCCAGAGCCCGCGAGTGCGCTCGAGGATCTGTACGCCGACGGTGCAGCATGA
- a CDS encoding transketolase C-terminal domain-containing protein: MTTTYMARAIADALNEAMAEDPSVMVIGEDVELSTIGATKGLVERFGQNRVRNSPISEATVVGACVGAAACGVRPVMDLMFSSFFYVALDQVANQAARLRYMSGGQVELPLVLFTGTGPSGSAAAQHSENPHPLLMSLSGVKVVFPSTPADARALLVESVRDPNPVVFLLDLMLAGSKGEISDPPHRVPLGKGVIRRVGTDVTVVAIGSAVPQSLEAAEVLANEGVAVEVIDPRTLVPLDDELIESSVRRTGRLVVADPARATCGAAAEIITRVVDRCWMDLRSAPVRVAWEDVPIPYAPALESHVTLTADKIAAAIRAAVA; this comes from the coding sequence ATGACGACGACGTACATGGCACGGGCCATCGCGGATGCGCTGAACGAGGCAATGGCCGAGGATCCGAGCGTCATGGTGATCGGCGAGGACGTCGAACTCAGCACCATCGGGGCCACGAAAGGTCTCGTGGAGCGGTTCGGGCAGAACCGAGTCCGCAACTCTCCGATCTCCGAAGCCACGGTCGTAGGCGCCTGTGTCGGTGCTGCGGCGTGCGGTGTCCGGCCGGTCATGGACTTGATGTTCTCCAGCTTCTTCTACGTCGCCCTTGATCAGGTCGCGAACCAGGCCGCTCGGCTGCGCTACATGTCAGGCGGCCAGGTCGAACTGCCGCTCGTCCTCTTCACCGGCACTGGGCCGTCCGGGTCGGCGGCGGCCCAACATTCGGAGAACCCGCATCCGCTGCTGATGTCCTTGTCCGGGGTCAAGGTCGTCTTTCCCTCGACCCCGGCGGATGCGCGGGCCCTCCTGGTCGAGAGCGTCCGGGATCCGAATCCGGTCGTCTTCCTTCTCGATCTGATGCTCGCCGGGTCGAAGGGCGAGATTTCCGATCCACCCCATCGGGTGCCCCTCGGCAAGGGGGTCATTCGACGAGTCGGTACCGATGTGACGGTGGTGGCGATTGGCTCCGCGGTTCCTCAGTCGCTGGAGGCCGCGGAGGTCTTGGCCAACGAGGGTGTCGCTGTCGAGGTCATCGATCCCCGAACCCTTGTGCCACTGGACGACGAGCTGATCGAGAGCTCGGTGCGCCGAACCGGCCGACTCGTTGTTGCAGATCCGGCTCGGGCGACGTGCGGTGCCGCCGCGGAGATCATCACCAGGGTCGTCGACCGATGCTGGATGGATCTGCGTAGCGCTCCCGTGCGGGTGGCATGGGAGGACGTGCCGATTCCCTACGCACCCGCCCTGGAGAGTCACGTCACCCTGACCGCGGACAAGATCGCGGCCGCAATTCGCGCCGCGGTTGCGTGA
- the mftD gene encoding pre-mycofactocin synthase MftD (MftD, an enzyme found in the mycofactocin biosynthesis locus, performs an oxidative deamination of 3-amino-5-[(p-hydroxyphenyl)methyl]-4,4-dimethyl-2-pyrrolidinone (AHDP). The resulting compound, now called pre-mycofactocin (PMFT), is a biologically active redox cofactor that can oxidize the non-exchangeable NADH of TIGR03971 family SDR-type oxidoreductases.) codes for MTDVWFESVAEAQRRAKKRLPTSVYGALIAGSERGTTLFDNEAAFAELGFLPRVAGQHSERRLATNVMGMSIELPVVISPTGVQAVHPDGEVAVARAARARGTAMGLSSFASKPVEEVVAANPLTLFQMYWSGNRDQISARIERARAAGAAGLIVTLDWSFSHGRDWGSPQIPERLNLRAMLRHAPEALRRPRWFASFARRGRLPTLAVPNVVPAGEPGPSFFGAYGEWMHTAPPSWADVAWLRAEWGGPFMLKGVTRVDDARRAVDAGVTAISVSNHGGNNLDTTPATIRVLPEVARAVGGDLEVLLDGGIRRGSDVAKALALGARAVMIGRASLWGLAANGQAGVENILDILRGGLDSALLGLGHRSVHDLSAADVVAPDGFARSALPIGTPL; via the coding sequence GTGACCGACGTTTGGTTCGAATCCGTCGCGGAGGCCCAGCGCCGGGCCAAGAAGCGACTCCCGACCTCGGTCTACGGTGCGCTCATTGCCGGCTCCGAGCGCGGTACGACGCTGTTCGACAACGAGGCGGCCTTCGCCGAGCTCGGGTTCCTTCCGCGAGTGGCGGGTCAGCATTCCGAGCGCCGGCTCGCGACCAACGTGATGGGGATGTCGATCGAGCTTCCGGTGGTCATCTCCCCGACCGGTGTTCAAGCGGTGCACCCGGACGGAGAGGTTGCGGTAGCGAGAGCGGCCCGGGCTCGCGGCACGGCGATGGGGTTGAGCTCGTTTGCGAGCAAGCCGGTCGAGGAGGTTGTTGCGGCGAACCCGCTGACGCTGTTCCAGATGTACTGGAGCGGTAATCGCGATCAGATCAGCGCCCGGATCGAGCGCGCACGCGCTGCCGGAGCCGCCGGGTTGATCGTGACCCTCGACTGGTCGTTCTCCCACGGTCGCGACTGGGGCAGCCCGCAGATCCCGGAGCGCCTGAACCTTCGTGCCATGCTGCGGCATGCACCGGAGGCGCTTCGCCGGCCGCGCTGGTTCGCCTCATTCGCGCGCCGAGGCCGGCTGCCCACCCTGGCCGTCCCGAACGTGGTCCCGGCGGGTGAGCCGGGACCGAGCTTCTTCGGTGCGTATGGGGAGTGGATGCACACCGCCCCACCGTCCTGGGCAGACGTGGCGTGGCTACGTGCCGAGTGGGGCGGCCCGTTCATGCTCAAGGGTGTGACCCGCGTCGACGATGCGCGGCGTGCCGTCGATGCCGGTGTGACTGCGATCTCGGTGTCGAACCACGGCGGCAACAATCTCGACACCACGCCCGCAACCATTCGTGTCCTTCCGGAGGTTGCGCGAGCCGTCGGTGGCGATCTCGAAGTGTTGCTCGACGGGGGCATCCGGCGCGGCAGCGATGTGGCAAAGGCCCTCGCGCTCGGTGCCCGTGCCGTGATGATCGGGCGAGCCTCGCTCTGGGGCTTGGCGGCGAACGGCCAGGCTGGCGTCGAGAACATACTGGACATCCTGCGCGGCGGCCTCGACTCGGCCTTGCTCGGCTTGGGGCACCGATCGGTCCACGACCTGTCAGCGGCGGATGTGGTGGCCCCGGACGGATTTGCTCGCTCGGCACTGCCGATCGGCACTCCTCTCTGA
- a CDS encoding biotin/lipoyl-containing protein, with translation MTVDVTLPKWGVSMQEATIEEWLVSLGDTVTEGQPIVRISTDKVETEVEAPGSGAVLEIVAPIDSVVAVGGVLAIIG, from the coding sequence ATGACCGTGGACGTCACCTTGCCGAAGTGGGGAGTGTCGATGCAGGAAGCAACGATCGAAGAGTGGCTGGTGTCGCTCGGCGACACCGTCACCGAGGGTCAGCCGATCGTGCGAATCTCGACCGACAAGGTCGAGACCGAAGTCGAAGCGCCGGGATCAGGGGCGGTACTCGAAATCGTTGCGCCGATCGATTCCGTTGTTGCCGTCGGCGGTGTTCTCGCCATCATCGGATGA
- the mftE gene encoding mycofactocin biosynthesis peptidyl-dipeptidase MftE yields MIADRSSVSLADLAWPVVGERCARGAVLAVPVGSTEQHGPQLPLSTDTDIAGALCERLAAVRDDVIIAPAIAYGSSGEHEGFPGTLSIGQQCLEYLVVELVRSASRTFPAVLLVCAHGGNAAPLMRAVACLRAESRDVLLFLPRCEGDAHAGRTETSIMLALHPDRTRMNLAVPGNMRPLAELMPTLRSAGVRAVSESGVLGDPVGATADEGSALLDQLEIALVDQVVRWREERS; encoded by the coding sequence ATGATCGCCGATCGGTCGAGCGTCTCCCTGGCGGATCTTGCCTGGCCGGTGGTCGGTGAACGCTGCGCCCGCGGGGCCGTCCTCGCCGTGCCGGTCGGCTCGACCGAACAGCACGGCCCGCAGCTGCCGTTGTCGACCGACACCGACATCGCGGGTGCCCTGTGCGAACGCCTGGCGGCGGTTCGTGATGACGTGATCATCGCTCCGGCGATTGCTTACGGGTCGAGCGGCGAGCACGAGGGTTTTCCGGGCACCCTGTCGATCGGGCAGCAGTGCCTCGAGTATCTCGTCGTCGAGCTCGTGCGCTCGGCATCCCGGACCTTCCCCGCCGTACTCCTGGTGTGCGCGCATGGCGGTAACGCGGCGCCCCTGATGCGCGCCGTGGCGTGTCTGCGAGCCGAATCGAGGGATGTTCTGCTCTTCTTGCCGCGATGTGAAGGCGATGCGCATGCCGGCCGAACGGAGACCTCGATAATGCTGGCGTTGCATCCCGACCGGACCCGGATGAACCTTGCCGTGCCCGGGAACATGCGCCCCCTGGCTGAACTGATGCCTACGCTTCGGTCCGCGGGAGTCCGTGCCGTCAGCGAGTCCGGCGTGCTCGGAGACCCGGTCGGCGCGACCGCGGACGAAGGCAGCGCACTCCTCGATCAGCTCGAGATCGCGCTGGTCGATCAGGTCGTGCGCTGGCGCGAAGAGCGATCGTGA
- the mftF gene encoding mycofactocin biosynthesis glycosyltransferase MftF (Members of this protein family, MftF, are glycosyltransferases, members of PF00535 (glycosyl transferase family 2). The encoding gene is found as part of the mycofactocin cassette, in Mycobacterium tuberculosis, many other Actinobacteria, and occasional members of other lineages. Mycofactocin itself, a putative redox carrier, is a heavily modified derivative of the C-terminal Val-Tyr dipeptide of the mycofactocin precursor MftA (TIGR03969).), whose protein sequence is MTTPLPTGIRLRPDRSTLEIDDRLVGGSPRRMMRLSRAGCAAWQELMSGPIRTAAGAALGRRLTDAEFAHPLPGPATAQAGVTVVIPVRDRAPGLDRCLRSVHPRCDVVVVDDGSVDAGAVERVAGRHGARLVRRDRNGGPAAARNAGLSDVTSPFVAFLDSDCVASDGWIERLSGHFADPLVAAVAPRIQPAGAKAASYLATCGVLDLGDAPALVRPGGRVSYVPTAALVVRRSALAAIATRDDVFDPELRYGEDVDLVWRLVGAGWRVRYEPAVVVTHREEGGWRERAVRRFAYGTSAAPLSQRHPEALAPIVVLPLPACVVLAGFLRRPRLALLATIACAGSTSRILARAGLTELGTGRTTLRAISATWLSFSRYAAQFSMPAVLAVVATPGRSASRSPWLRRIAGVSVLVGAPMVAWRASQPRCSWARFVSGRVVDECSYGAGVYWGCIRRRTFAPLVPRFRRPTRWI, encoded by the coding sequence ATGACCACACCGTTACCGACCGGCATCCGGCTGCGGCCCGACCGCTCGACCCTCGAGATCGACGATCGTCTGGTCGGCGGCTCTCCGCGCCGCATGATGCGACTGTCGCGGGCCGGGTGCGCGGCGTGGCAGGAGTTGATGAGCGGACCGATCCGCACTGCTGCGGGAGCGGCGCTGGGCCGCAGACTTACCGACGCGGAGTTCGCCCATCCACTGCCCGGACCGGCAACTGCGCAGGCCGGTGTGACCGTCGTCATCCCCGTACGCGACCGAGCCCCTGGATTGGACCGTTGCTTGCGATCTGTGCATCCACGTTGCGACGTCGTCGTGGTGGACGACGGGTCGGTCGACGCGGGAGCGGTCGAACGGGTGGCGGGTAGACATGGGGCTCGGCTGGTCCGACGTGACCGAAACGGTGGCCCTGCAGCTGCCCGCAACGCGGGCCTGAGCGACGTCACCTCACCGTTCGTCGCGTTTCTTGACAGTGACTGCGTGGCGTCCGACGGCTGGATCGAGCGCCTCTCCGGGCACTTCGCCGATCCGCTTGTCGCTGCAGTTGCACCGCGTATCCAGCCCGCCGGCGCGAAGGCTGCTTCGTATCTAGCGACCTGTGGCGTGCTGGATCTGGGGGATGCACCGGCGTTGGTTCGCCCGGGCGGCCGGGTCTCCTATGTCCCCACCGCCGCACTGGTGGTTCGCCGCTCGGCACTCGCGGCGATTGCCACGCGCGACGACGTCTTCGATCCCGAGCTTCGCTACGGCGAGGATGTCGATCTCGTGTGGCGGCTGGTCGGTGCGGGTTGGCGCGTCCGCTATGAGCCCGCCGTCGTGGTCACCCATCGCGAAGAAGGCGGGTGGCGGGAGCGGGCCGTGCGCAGGTTCGCCTACGGGACGTCTGCGGCACCATTGTCGCAACGACACCCTGAAGCCTTGGCCCCCATCGTCGTTCTGCCGCTGCCCGCTTGCGTCGTACTGGCCGGTTTCCTCCGCCGGCCCAGGCTGGCGCTCCTGGCAACCATCGCGTGTGCGGGCTCGACCTCGCGGATACTGGCGCGCGCCGGACTCACCGAACTCGGCACGGGTCGAACCACGCTCCGTGCGATCTCAGCCACCTGGTTGTCCTTCAGCCGCTACGCCGCGCAGTTCTCGATGCCCGCAGTGCTTGCCGTCGTCGCTACGCCCGGTCGCAGCGCCAGCCGCTCGCCCTGGCTGCGCAGGATTGCCGGGGTTTCCGTGCTTGTGGGCGCGCCGATGGTGGCCTGGCGGGCTAGCCAGCCGCGCTGTAGCTGGGCGCGGTTCGTCTCCGGGCGAGTTGTCGACGAATGCTCGTACGGCGCCGGCGTGTATTGGGGATGCATCCGACGGCGCACGTTCGCTCCGTTGGTTCCGAGGTTTCGCCGACCGACGCGATGGATCTGA
- the mftC gene encoding mycofactocin radical SAM maturase (MftC is a radical SAM/SPASM enzyme that catalyzes the first two steps in biosynthesis of the electron carrier mycofactocin from the terminal Val-Tyr dipeptide of the precursor peptide MftA.): MTISADPVPRTLPLTDRFAAGLDAPICLTWELTYACNLSCIHCLSSSGRRDPNELSTAECCAIIDELEAMQVFYINIGGGEPTTRPDFWQLVDYATAHHVGVKFSTNGRRITPTVAQRIAASDYVDVQISLDGATADINDHVRGKGSFAVATQAMEHLQHAGASGFKLSVVVTRHNVGQLDEFEALADRYGAQLRLTRLRPSGRGVEVWDELHPTASQQRELYDWLLLHADRVLTGDSFFHLAGYGEALPGLNLCGAGRVVCLIDPVGDVYACPFAIHDTFRAGSVRGTGGFRQVWRDSPLFAKLRAPQSGGACRACSAYDSCRGGCMAAKYFTGLPLDGPDPECVRGHGEQALASVPSESVPRPSLDHSHRGRAAAGPVPITIGRSPSARGFPERPCAEGPLTRAWLSGIESS, translated from the coding sequence ATGACGATCTCGGCTGACCCGGTACCACGTACCTTGCCGCTGACCGACCGGTTTGCGGCCGGTCTCGATGCACCGATCTGCCTCACCTGGGAACTGACGTACGCCTGCAATCTGTCATGCATTCATTGCCTGTCGAGCTCCGGTCGGCGCGATCCGAACGAGCTCAGCACCGCGGAGTGCTGCGCGATCATCGACGAGCTCGAGGCGATGCAGGTCTTCTACATCAACATCGGCGGCGGTGAACCCACCACCCGGCCTGACTTCTGGCAACTCGTCGACTATGCGACGGCGCATCACGTCGGAGTGAAGTTCTCGACCAATGGCCGGAGGATCACACCAACGGTGGCGCAGCGGATTGCCGCCAGCGACTACGTCGACGTCCAGATCTCCCTCGACGGAGCGACCGCGGACATCAATGATCACGTCCGAGGTAAGGGGTCATTCGCGGTCGCCACCCAGGCGATGGAGCACCTTCAGCACGCGGGGGCGAGCGGCTTCAAGCTATCGGTGGTCGTGACCCGACACAACGTCGGGCAGCTTGACGAGTTCGAGGCGCTTGCTGACCGCTACGGTGCCCAGCTCCGACTGACTCGCCTGCGGCCGTCCGGTCGTGGGGTCGAGGTCTGGGATGAGCTCCACCCCACTGCGTCCCAGCAACGGGAGCTCTATGACTGGCTGTTGCTGCATGCCGACCGCGTCCTCACCGGGGACTCGTTCTTCCACCTCGCCGGGTACGGCGAAGCCCTGCCGGGTCTCAACCTGTGCGGCGCCGGGCGCGTGGTGTGTCTGATCGATCCGGTCGGCGACGTCTATGCGTGCCCGTTTGCGATTCACGACACATTTCGAGCGGGCAGTGTTCGGGGCACCGGAGGATTCCGGCAGGTCTGGCGGGACTCGCCGCTTTTCGCCAAGCTTCGCGCTCCCCAGAGTGGCGGCGCCTGTCGCGCGTGCTCCGCCTACGACTCCTGTCGTGGTGGGTGTATGGCGGCGAAGTACTTCACGGGTCTGCCGCTTGACGGGCCGGACCCCGAGTGCGTCCGCGGACACGGCGAACAAGCGCTGGCGTCCGTGCCGAGCGAGTCGGTGCCGCGGCCCTCGCTTGACCACTCTCATCGCGGCCGAGCAGCGGCCGGCCCGGTGCCGATCACGATCGGGCGTTCGCCGTCGGCCCGCGGCTTCCCGGAGCGACCCTGCGCCGAAGGCCCGCTGACTAGGGCCTGGCTCAGCGGCATCGAATCGAGCTAG